From one Astatotilapia calliptera chromosome 10, fAstCal1.2, whole genome shotgun sequence genomic stretch:
- the LOC113030057 gene encoding polypeptide N-acetylgalactosaminyltransferase 10-like, translating into MCGGRMEDIPCSRVGHIYRKYVPYKVPGGISLAKNLKRVAEVWMDEYAEYVYQRRPEYRHLSAGDMTAQKELRTRLNCKSFKWFMNEVAWDLPKHYPPVEPPAAAWGEIQNVGSGMCMEVKHFVSGSPIRLENCVKGRGEVGWSHGQVLTFGWREDIRVGDPIHTRKLCFDAISHSSPVTLYDCHGMKGNQLWRYRKDKSLYHPVSNSCIDSSPSERRVFMNTCDPASLSQLWLFERTNTTVLEHFNQGTN; encoded by the exons ATGTGTGGTGGTCGGATGGAGGACATCCCTTGCTCCAGGGTAGGACACATCTATAGGAAGTATGTCCCCTACAAAGTGCCTGGTGGGATCAGCTTGGCAAAG AATCTAAAACGTGTAGCAGAAGTTTGGATGGACGAATACGCAGAGTATGTGTACCAGCGTCGACCTGAGTATCGGCACCTGTCTGCAGGTGACATGACAGcgcagaaagagctgaggaccCGATTAAACTGTAAAAGCTTTAAGTGGTTTATGAATGAAGTGGCCTGGGATCTTCCCAAACACTATCCACCAGTAgaacctcctgctgctgcttggGGAGAG ATACAGAATGTGGGCAGTGGAATGTGTATGGAGGTCAAACACTTTGTGTCAGGGAGCCCCATCCGCTTGGAGAACTGTGTGAAAGGCCGTGGTGAGGTGGGGTGGAGTCACGGACAG GTGTTAACATTTGGCTGGAGGGAGGATATCCGGGTGGGTGACCCCATACATACAAGGAAGCTGTGCTTTGATGCCATCTCCCACAGCAGCCCAGTCACCCTGTATGACTGTCACGGCATGAAGGGAAACCAGCTTTGGCGGTACAGAAAG GATAAGAGTCTGTATCATCCCGTCAGTAACAGCTGTATTGATAGCAGTCCGAGTGAGCGGCGAGTCTTCATGAACACGTGTGACCCTGCCTCTCTCAGCcagctgtggttgtttgaaAGAACCAACACCACTGTGCTGGAGCACTTCAACCAGGGCACCAACTGA